CGGTACCGCGCCTACACGGTGGAAAGAGCAAAGGGCGGCGTCGCCCTGACGATGACGGCCGGATCCGCTGCGGTTTCGAGGGACAGCCCGCCGGTTTTCAACAACCTGCTCGCCTATAAGGATGAGATCGTTCCCTGGATCCGGGAAATGACGGATGCGGTTCACGAGCAGGGTGCTGCGATCATGATCCAGTTGACGCATCTCGGGCGACGGACGCGCTGGGACAAGGGCGACTGGCTGCCGGTCGTGGCTCCGTCGCATCACCGCGAGGCGTCGCATCGTGCGTTTCCGAAGAAGATCGAAGATTGGGATATCGAACGCATCATCAAGGATTTCGCGGACGCCGCCGAACGGATGAAGGCGGGCGGTATGGATGGCGTCGAGCTGGAAGCCTACGGCCATCTGATTGACCAGTTCGCTTCGCCGCTCACCAATGAACTCGATGCCCCTTACGGCGGCTCGCTCGAAAACCGCATGCGCTTCTGTTTCGATGTCTTCAAGGCCATGCGTAAACGGGTGGGCGACGACTTCATTCTGGGCGTGCGCTACACCGCCGACGAATGTCTTCCCGGCGGCACCAGCAAGGCCGACGGCATCGAAATTTCGAAGCGCCTGAAGGAAAGCGGCCTCATCGACTACCTGAATATCATCCGCGGACATATCGATACGGATCCTGGCTTGACTGACGTTATCCCGATCCAGGGCATGGCTAATTCGCCGCATCTCGATTTCGCCGGCGAGATTCGCGTCGCGACGAATTTCCCGACCTTCCACGCGGCAAAGATTCCGGATGTTGCGACGGCTCGCCATGCCATTGCAGCCGGAAAGGTCGACATGGTCGGCATGACCCGCGCCCACATGACCGATCCGCATATTGTCCGGAAGATCATTGAGAAGCGCGAGGAGGACATCCGTCCCTGCGTCGGCGCGAACTACTGTCTCGACCGCATCTATCAGGGAGGCGCTGCCTACTGTATCCACAACGCCGCGACCGGCCGCGAGCAGACGATGCCCCACATCGTCGCAAAGGCGGACGTTCGAAAAAAGGTTGTCGTCGTCGGCGCCGGTCCTGCCGGTCTCGAAGCAGCCCGCGTGGCGGGGGAACGCGGGCACGATGTCGTCGTCTTCGAGGCTGCGCCGCATGCGGGCGGGCAGATTCGACTGACCGCCCAAAGCGAACGCCGCCGGGAAATGATCAGCATCATCGATTGGCGCATGAGCCAATGCGAGAAATACGGCGTCAGGTTCCATTTCAACACCTGGGCGGAAGCGGAAACCGTTAACGCGGAGAAACCCGACGTCGTCATCATTGCGACAGGCGGCCTGCCGCATACGGAGGTTCTGTCGAAGGGCAACGAACTCGTCGTGTCCTCGTGGGACATCATCTCCGGCGACGTGAAACCCGGCACGAACGTTCTGATCTTCGATGACGCTGGCGATCATGCGGGCTTGCAGGCTGCCGAATTCCTGGCAAAGGCGGGAGCGAAGGTCGAGATCATGACGCCAGACCGCTCGTTCGCGCCGGAAGTCATGGCGATGAACCTCGTTCCCTATATGCGCTCGCTGCAGAAGCTCGATGTCACCTTTACGGTTACGTTCCGGCTGGAATCCGCCGAGAAGAATGGCAATCAGATCGTCGCCCATGTCGGAAGTGACTATGGCGGCATCGCCAAGCAGCGCCACGTCGACCAGATCGTCGTGAACCACGGCACTATCCCGCTCGACGAGCTGTATTTTGAGTTGAAGCCGCTTTCGAGCAATCTCGGCGAGATTTCGCACGACCAGCTCCTTGCCGGAAAGCCTCAGTCAGTCAATCACAATCCCGAAGGCAAGTTCCAATTGTTCCGCATCGGTGACGCCGTGGCCGCCCGTAACACGCATGCGGCGATTTACGACGGTCTGAGGATTGCGAAAGACATCTGAGATCGAGAGCCCGTCGCGGATCTGTCTGGGGAGGAGACGGAATGGTTGAAAGAAGTGAATATCTCCAACGATTTGTCGATGCTGCTTTCGTAGCCTTCGACAAGTTCGCTGGGGATCCGGAGGCTCGCCGCTCGATCCCGCAGATCTTTGCAGCCTTGAAACATCCTGGACAGCAGCGCGAAGGTCTTGGCAGCCGCCTAGCTGTCTGCGAGCTGCTGCCCGCAGCGCTTTCCATCCAGACATCGGATCCTGCCTTGCGGCAATTGATCGACTGCTTCAAAGGCGTCGAACGCAAGCTCGAATGGCACCGAAAGACGACGCGTGTTGATACGGCCAGCGAGAACTTTGCAGATGGCCATGCGAACGCGATGATCATCGGCCCCGGCGGGCTTGAAGAGCGTAACGATCTCTGGCTTGGCGTCACCTTGATGGCGCCGCATGTGCGCTATCCGGATCATGATCACGCGCCGGAGGAAGTCTATCTTGTCCTGTCCGAGGGCGAGTTCCGGCAAGGGGACGGAGACTGGTTTTCGCCTGGGATTGCCGGGTCGTTCTACAATGTCCCGCAAATCAAACATGCCATGAGGTCGGTCGACACGCCTCTCTTCGCCTTCTGGGCACTGCTTGCTGAACGGCCGCATTGAATGCGCAACAATCTTCGGAACAAATAAAAGGGGTCCGCCATGAAAATTCTCGTCCCAGTGAAGCGGGTTGTTGATTACAACGTCAAGATCCGGGTGAAGCCGGATGGCACGGGCGTCGAGCTCGCCAACGTCAAGATGTCGATGAACCCGTTCGACGAGATCTCGGTCGAGGAAGCGCTCAGGCTGAAGGAGGCCGGTAAGGCCGAGGAAGTGGTGGTGGTGTCGATCGGTCCGGCCAAGGCCGAGGAGACGCTGCGCACCGCCCTTGCCATGGGTGCGGACCGGGCGATCCTGGTCGAGACCGACGATGCCGTCGAGCCGCTGGCCGTCGCGAAGATCCTCAAGGGTGTGGCCGATGCCGAACAGCCGGGTCTGATCATCGTCGGCAAGCAGGCGATCGATGATGACTCGAACCAGACCGGCCAGATGCTGGCGGCATTGCTCGGCACGGCGCAGGCAACCTTCGCCTCGAAGATCGAGATCGGCGAGGGAAGCGCTCAGGTCACCCGCGAGGTCGACGGCGGCCTGCAGACGATCGAGGTCAAGCTGCCGGCGGTAGTGACGACGGACCTTCGCCTCAACGAGCCGCGTTATGCCTCGCTGCCGAACATCATGAAGGCGAAGAAGAAGCCGCTCGACAAGAAGAGCCCGGCCGACTTCGGCGTTTCGACCGAGCCGCGCCTGAAGGTGCTGAAGACCGAAGAGCCGTCCGGCCGCAAGGCGGGCGTCAAGGTCAAGTCGGTCGCCGAGCTCGTCGAAAAGCTTAAAGTCGAAGCCGGTGTGCTTTAAACCAGTCCGAACGAGGAGTTAGACATCATGGCCATTCTTCTTCTGGCTGACCACGACAACCAAAGCCTGTCCGACCAGACCGCCAAGGCGCTGACGGCTGCCGTAAAGATCGGCGGCGACGTGCATGTGCTGGTGGCCGGCAAAGCCGCCAAGGCTGCCGCCGATGCCGCGGCAAGGCTCTCCGGCGTCTCCAAGGTGCTGCTCGCCGAAAGCGACGAGCTTGCCAACAATCTCGCCGAGCCGTTGGCCGATCTCATCGTGTCGCTGGCGGCAAGCTACGACACCATCCTGACGGCCGCGACCTCGGTCGGCAAGAACGTCATGCCGCGGGTTGCCGCCCTGCTCGATGTCGCCCAGGTCTCGGAAATCATCGAGGTGGTGTCATCCGATACCTTCAAGCGGCCGATCTATGCCGGCAATGCCATCCAGACGGTGCAGGCAAGCGACGCCAAGCGAGTGATCACCGTGCGCACCGCCTCGTTTGCCTCGGCCGCAGAGGGCGGTTCGGCTGCGATCGAAGCCATCCCGGCGGTCGCCAATCCCGGCCTGTCGACCTTCGTCAAGGACGCACTGTCGACCTCGGACCGTCCGGAACTGACCTCTGCGAAGATCATCATCTCCGGCGGCCGCGCCCTCGGTTCGGCGGAGAAGTTCAAGGAAGTGATCCTGCCGGTTGCCGACAAGCTAGGGGCTGCCGTTGGCGCTTCCCGCGCTGCCGTCGATGCCGGCTATGCGCCGAACGACTGGCAGGTCGGCCAGACCGGCAAGGTGGTGGCCCCGCAGCTCTATATCGCCTGCGGCATTTCCGGAGCGATCCAGCATCTGGCCGGCATGAAGGACTCAAAGGTCATCGTCGCCATCAACAAGGACGAGGAGGCGCCGATCTTCCAGATCGCCGACTACGGCCTCGTCGCCGACCTCTTCGAGGCATTGCCGGAACTCGAAAAGGCGCTGTGATCGCGCCGATCGACATTACTGGACCACTTGAACGCGAGGCTGGCGCGTTGCTCATACCACCGCTGAGCTTAAGATGGCTTTCACTGAGGGAGGAACATCATGATAGCCGCGATCGTCATGACAGCAACGGTGGCCCAGCCAATTGATTTCGCGGCGTTACCTATGGATCTTAACTCGGCGAGAGCCGAGCGACTTTGACTTTTGTCAACTGCCGCGACGCGCCCGCAAAGATTCTCAGCCATTCGCGCATTCCGGTTCTCGTTTATCGCTGAGAGAACAGGAGCTATCCATTCTGCGAAAACTATCCACATCACGCAACCGATGATGCCCATCGCGTTATAGAAAACATTTTATTAACGGTTGCAGATGTTGAATAGGCTCAGCGACCAAACGTCTCGGAGGATGCAGTTTTCTGCAACTGTGACACCAGCGTCGCTTATTTCCGCTCGAATGAATTGCGGCGGTTCCTTCCCATGAAAACTCGAAACATCGGCATGAAGCCTCCCCGTTTCATATAATCAGGAGCTTGTTGTGCCGCCCTCTTCAGCCATCACTGCCAATGGCACCAAAGACGAGCCCTTGCGGAGAAAAGTGGACATGCCGCACACTGGGCCGAATGCGCCTGTCGAAGTTGCTGCCGAAATAATGCTTGGATACCTGCGCAACCGCATGGTCAATGTCACAAACTATCTTGAGGCGCTCTGTGCGCAAACGCTTCGCGAAGCCCATGGCGCCACCACGTTGTCGCCGGTTGCCAGCGATAGTTCTTTTTCCCAAATTCCGTGAAATTGTTTCGCATGCAGCGGAGACCCTTTCTCCAACGATGAACTCCGCGGACGCGAAACCTATTCGACGGCTTGTCCATTTTCGGGCATG
The nucleotide sequence above comes from Rhizobium sp. CB3090. Encoded proteins:
- a CDS encoding NADH:flavin oxidoreductase, with the protein product MSNDPLLQPYQLKHLTLRNRIIVTSHEPAYPEDGMPKERYRAYTVERAKGGVALTMTAGSAAVSRDSPPVFNNLLAYKDEIVPWIREMTDAVHEQGAAIMIQLTHLGRRTRWDKGDWLPVVAPSHHREASHRAFPKKIEDWDIERIIKDFADAAERMKAGGMDGVELEAYGHLIDQFASPLTNELDAPYGGSLENRMRFCFDVFKAMRKRVGDDFILGVRYTADECLPGGTSKADGIEISKRLKESGLIDYLNIIRGHIDTDPGLTDVIPIQGMANSPHLDFAGEIRVATNFPTFHAAKIPDVATARHAIAAGKVDMVGMTRAHMTDPHIVRKIIEKREEDIRPCVGANYCLDRIYQGGAAYCIHNAATGREQTMPHIVAKADVRKKVVVVGAGPAGLEAARVAGERGHDVVVFEAAPHAGGQIRLTAQSERRREMISIIDWRMSQCEKYGVRFHFNTWAEAETVNAEKPDVVIIATGGLPHTEVLSKGNELVVSSWDIISGDVKPGTNVLIFDDAGDHAGLQAAEFLAKAGAKVEIMTPDRSFAPEVMAMNLVPYMRSLQKLDVTFTVTFRLESAEKNGNQIVAHVGSDYGGIAKQRHVDQIVVNHGTIPLDELYFELKPLSSNLGEISHDQLLAGKPQSVNHNPEGKFQLFRIGDAVAARNTHAAIYDGLRIAKDI
- a CDS encoding dimethylsulfoniopropionate lyase, whose product is MVERSEYLQRFVDAAFVAFDKFAGDPEARRSIPQIFAALKHPGQQREGLGSRLAVCELLPAALSIQTSDPALRQLIDCFKGVERKLEWHRKTTRVDTASENFADGHANAMIIGPGGLEERNDLWLGVTLMAPHVRYPDHDHAPEEVYLVLSEGEFRQGDGDWFSPGIAGSFYNVPQIKHAMRSVDTPLFAFWALLAERPH
- a CDS encoding electron transfer flavoprotein subunit beta/FixA family protein, with amino-acid sequence MKILVPVKRVVDYNVKIRVKPDGTGVELANVKMSMNPFDEISVEEALRLKEAGKAEEVVVVSIGPAKAEETLRTALAMGADRAILVETDDAVEPLAVAKILKGVADAEQPGLIIVGKQAIDDDSNQTGQMLAALLGTAQATFASKIEIGEGSAQVTREVDGGLQTIEVKLPAVVTTDLRLNEPRYASLPNIMKAKKKPLDKKSPADFGVSTEPRLKVLKTEEPSGRKAGVKVKSVAELVEKLKVEAGVL
- a CDS encoding electron transfer flavoprotein subunit alpha/FixB family protein encodes the protein MAILLLADHDNQSLSDQTAKALTAAVKIGGDVHVLVAGKAAKAAADAAARLSGVSKVLLAESDELANNLAEPLADLIVSLAASYDTILTAATSVGKNVMPRVAALLDVAQVSEIIEVVSSDTFKRPIYAGNAIQTVQASDAKRVITVRTASFASAAEGGSAAIEAIPAVANPGLSTFVKDALSTSDRPELTSAKIIISGGRALGSAEKFKEVILPVADKLGAAVGASRAAVDAGYAPNDWQVGQTGKVVAPQLYIACGISGAIQHLAGMKDSKVIVAINKDEEAPIFQIADYGLVADLFEALPELEKAL